A section of the Streptomyces sp. Je 1-369 genome encodes:
- a CDS encoding amino acid permease gives MSKEAVDSAIVDAPRTDATQAPADAGDAGYSKDLKARHVNMIAIGGAIGTGLFLGAGGRLHSAGPALALAYLVCGIFAFFVVRALGEMVLYRPSSGSFVSYAREFLGEKGAFFAGWMYFLNWSTTCIADITAIALYTHYWSFFTDIPQWVLALIALAIVLAVNLVSVKYFGEMEFWFSIIKVAALSAFMIIGIWLLASQHKVGGETPGLNMITDHGGLMPNGLMPVVIVMQGVVFAYASLELVGVAAGETKEPHKIVPRAVNSIMWRVGLFYVGSVVLLALLLPGVMYTADQSPFVTVLSKIGVPAAGDVMNFVVLTAAMSSLNSGLYSTGRILRSMAMSGSAPKFTAKMNRNQVPYGGILLTASLGVVGVGLNKVVPGKAFEIVLNVASLGIIGTWITIMVCHLAFVRSAKRGEVTRPKFQLPFSGVTEYVTIAFLLAVLCLMWKDAEVGRKTLFLIPVVGLALVAGWFGVRRRVGRQPDSLKVPQDR, from the coding sequence CACGTCAACATGATCGCGATCGGTGGCGCGATCGGCACCGGCCTCTTCCTGGGGGCGGGCGGCCGCCTCCATTCGGCGGGCCCCGCGCTCGCCCTTGCCTACCTCGTGTGCGGCATCTTCGCGTTCTTCGTCGTCAGGGCGCTCGGCGAGATGGTCCTCTACCGGCCGTCGTCGGGTTCGTTCGTCTCGTACGCGCGTGAGTTCCTCGGTGAGAAGGGCGCGTTCTTCGCCGGTTGGATGTACTTCCTCAACTGGTCGACCACCTGCATCGCCGACATCACGGCGATCGCGCTCTACACGCACTACTGGAGCTTCTTCACCGACATACCCCAGTGGGTCCTTGCGCTGATCGCCCTCGCGATCGTGCTCGCGGTGAACCTCGTCTCGGTGAAGTACTTCGGCGAGATGGAGTTCTGGTTCTCGATCATCAAGGTCGCCGCACTGAGCGCCTTCATGATCATTGGTATCTGGCTGCTCGCCAGCCAGCACAAGGTGGGCGGCGAGACGCCCGGCCTCAACATGATCACCGACCACGGTGGCCTCATGCCGAACGGCCTGATGCCGGTCGTGATCGTCATGCAGGGCGTCGTCTTCGCGTACGCCTCGCTGGAGCTCGTCGGTGTCGCGGCGGGCGAGACCAAGGAGCCGCACAAGATCGTCCCGCGCGCGGTGAACTCGATCATGTGGCGCGTCGGCCTCTTCTACGTCGGCTCCGTGGTGCTGCTCGCGCTGCTGCTGCCCGGCGTCATGTACACGGCCGACCAGAGCCCGTTCGTGACGGTCCTCTCCAAGATCGGCGTGCCGGCCGCGGGCGACGTCATGAACTTCGTGGTCCTCACGGCCGCCATGTCCTCGCTCAACTCCGGCCTGTACTCCACCGGCCGCATCCTGCGCTCCATGGCGATGTCGGGCTCCGCCCCGAAGTTCACCGCCAAGATGAACCGCAACCAGGTCCCCTACGGCGGCATCCTGCTCACCGCGTCCCTCGGCGTCGTCGGCGTCGGCCTCAACAAGGTGGTCCCGGGCAAGGCCTTCGAGATCGTCCTGAACGTGGCCTCGCTCGGCATCATCGGCACCTGGATCACGATCATGGTCTGCCACCTGGCCTTCGTGCGCAGCGCGAAGCGCGGCGAGGTCACCCGGCCGAAGTTCCAGCTCCCGTTCAGCGGTGTCACCGAGTACGTGACCATCGCGTTCCTGCTCGCCGTCCTCTGCCTGATGTGGAAGGACGCCGAGGTCGGCCGCAAGACGCTCTTCCTCATCCCGGTCGTCGGCCTCGCCCTCGTCGCGGGCTGGTTCGGCGTCCGGCGCCGGGTCGGGCGTCAGCCCGACAGCCTCAAGGTGCCGCAGGACCGATAG
- a CDS encoding alpha/beta fold hydrolase: protein MDVMVSVKDGELWSHDSGEPSGTGGASLPLILLHPGVGDSRVWDGILPRLTERHRVIHYDARGYGRSPAPTAPFSLVEDLIAVLDHYGVGRAVLAASSMGGATAISLALRDPARVASLALIVPGVTGAEELLPPEFMAEVGRRAQAGDVDGIVTMMRRVSAAAGTGADPEVTALLKAVVPAWFAVHPHHVPDPPAYDRLGELDVPCTLVIGERDQPEVVQLNESMARRIPGCRVVRLAHSDHFPTVREPDAVLNVILETYAEAR, encoded by the coding sequence ATGGACGTCATGGTCTCGGTCAAGGACGGCGAACTGTGGTCGCACGACTCGGGTGAACCGAGCGGCACGGGCGGCGCGAGCCTCCCTCTGATCCTTCTGCACCCGGGCGTGGGCGACTCCCGCGTCTGGGACGGCATCCTGCCGCGCCTCACGGAGCGGCACCGGGTGATCCACTACGACGCGCGGGGGTACGGCAGGTCGCCCGCCCCCACCGCCCCGTTCTCGCTGGTCGAGGACCTGATCGCCGTCCTGGACCACTACGGCGTGGGCCGGGCGGTCCTCGCGGCGTCCAGCATGGGCGGGGCGACCGCGATCAGCCTGGCGCTCCGCGACCCCGCCCGGGTGGCGAGCCTCGCCCTGATCGTCCCGGGCGTCACCGGCGCCGAGGAGCTCCTCCCGCCCGAGTTCATGGCCGAGGTCGGCCGACGCGCCCAGGCGGGCGACGTGGACGGCATCGTGACGATGATGCGGCGCGTCTCCGCGGCGGCGGGCACCGGCGCAGACCCCGAGGTGACGGCGCTGCTCAAGGCGGTGGTCCCGGCATGGTTCGCCGTGCATCCGCACCACGTGCCCGACCCGCCCGCGTACGACCGGCTCGGCGAGCTCGACGTCCCCTGCACCCTCGTCATCGGGGAACGCGACCAGCCCGAGGTGGTCCAACTGAACGAGAGCATGGCGCGGCGCATTCCGGGCTGCCGGGTGGTGCGGCTCGCGCACAGCGACCACTTCCCGACGGTGCGGGAACCGGACGCGGTCCTCAACGTCATCCTGGAGACGTACGCCGAGGCGCGCTGA
- a CDS encoding M1 family metallopeptidase, giving the protein MHRRLIAPGALAASLLLAIPASAADFSPGAPGIGDPYYPASGNGGYDVSHYDLRLKYQPKTDLLEGTATLNARTTQDLSRFNLDFGLKVSEVRVNGKKAKFKKTGDQELEITPSAGLPKGTPVTVVVRYAGKPSELKINGYTAWHRTPDGGVAAQEPEAAVWWFPSNDHPLDKATYDVSVSVPDGTQAISNGVLQSQSSKLGWTRYSWRSNKPQASYLATLAVGKFDITTDKTEGGLPVLNAYSKDLGDNAGAARASIERTTEVAEWLETLYGKYPFNALGGYVPNVKSSYALETQTRPFYSPAAFANGSNASIVVHELAHQWYGDSVSVDGWKDIWVNEGFARYSQWLWSEKEGEGTAQELADYVYAQHPADDPFWKVKPGDPGPDNQFHGAVYDRGAVALQALRNEVGDDTFFEILKGWPQKHAYGNAKVSDFVKYAEKVSGKPLAELFDTWLYQPSRPAAPAVREAGIARSGAAPAKPNSWKQIAATNGVHDHGHDHDH; this is encoded by the coding sequence GTGCACCGCAGACTCATCGCCCCGGGCGCTCTGGCGGCCTCTCTCCTGCTGGCGATCCCGGCATCGGCGGCCGATTTCTCCCCCGGGGCCCCGGGCATCGGCGACCCCTATTACCCGGCGAGCGGCAACGGCGGATACGACGTCTCCCACTACGACCTGCGGCTGAAGTACCAGCCCAAGACCGACCTGCTCGAAGGCACGGCGACGCTCAACGCCCGCACCACGCAGGACCTCTCGCGCTTCAACCTCGACTTCGGCCTGAAGGTCTCCGAGGTGCGGGTCAACGGCAAGAAGGCGAAGTTCAAGAAGACCGGCGACCAGGAGCTGGAGATCACGCCGTCGGCCGGGCTGCCCAAGGGCACGCCGGTCACGGTCGTCGTGCGGTACGCGGGCAAGCCGTCCGAGCTGAAGATCAACGGTTACACGGCGTGGCACCGGACGCCGGACGGCGGTGTCGCGGCGCAGGAGCCGGAGGCCGCCGTGTGGTGGTTCCCGTCCAACGACCACCCGCTCGACAAGGCGACGTACGACGTGTCCGTCTCGGTGCCCGACGGCACCCAGGCGATCTCCAACGGCGTGCTCCAGTCGCAGAGTTCCAAGCTCGGCTGGACCCGCTACAGCTGGCGGTCGAACAAGCCGCAGGCCAGCTACCTCGCGACGCTCGCGGTCGGCAAGTTCGACATCACGACCGACAAGACGGAGGGCGGCCTTCCCGTCCTCAACGCGTACAGCAAGGACCTGGGCGACAACGCGGGCGCGGCGCGGGCCAGCATCGAGCGGACCACCGAGGTCGCCGAATGGCTGGAGACGCTCTACGGCAAGTACCCGTTCAACGCGCTCGGCGGCTACGTCCCGAACGTGAAGAGCAGCTACGCCCTGGAGACCCAGACCCGGCCCTTCTACAGCCCCGCCGCGTTCGCCAACGGCTCCAACGCCTCCATCGTCGTCCACGAGCTGGCCCATCAGTGGTACGGCGACAGCGTCTCCGTGGACGGCTGGAAGGACATCTGGGTCAACGAGGGCTTCGCCCGCTACAGCCAGTGGCTGTGGTCGGAGAAGGAGGGCGAGGGCACGGCTCAGGAGCTCGCGGACTACGTGTACGCCCAGCACCCCGCCGACGACCCGTTCTGGAAGGTCAAGCCGGGCGACCCGGGCCCGGACAACCAGTTCCACGGCGCGGTGTACGACCGGGGCGCGGTCGCCCTCCAGGCCCTGCGCAACGAGGTCGGCGACGACACGTTCTTCGAGATCCTGAAGGGCTGGCCGCAGAAGCACGCGTACGGCAACGCCAAGGTGAGCGACTTCGTGAAGTACGCGGAGAAGGTCTCCGGCAAGCCGCTCGCGGAGCTCTTCGACACGTGGCTCTACCAGCCGTCGCGGCCCGCGGCGCCCGCGGTGCGCGAGGCCGGCATCGCCCGCTCGGGGGCCGCCCCGGCCAAGCCGAACTCGTGGAAGCAGATCGCGGCGACGAACGGCGTGCACGACCACGGACACGATCACGACCACTGA
- a CDS encoding Xaa-Pro dipeptidyl-peptidase, whose protein sequence is MPIRARRTRVLWRTLLTAALAALIAGLMSPGAAQGAAEASRTPRESRPVYSYEDAIRESVWVDTRIDGDADGKTDRVAVDIVRPRELDRQGRRIPVIMDASPYYSCCGRGNESQKKTYDADGNPVQLPLYYDNYFVPRGYGYVAVDLAGTNRSDGCVDVGGRSDVQSAKAVVDWLNGRARGYTSRTGTERTKAAWTNGATGMIGKSYDGTVAQGVAATGVPGLKTIVPIGAISSWYDYYFAKGAPLYGSGPDRLASGIESPEARARCGAVKQRLIEGAPRTGDWTPLWSERDHVPDADRVRASVFVVHGMQDLNVRTKHFGQWWDALAANGVDRKIWLSQAGHVDPFDFRRADWVRTLHRWFDHELLGYDNGVDREPMADIERAPDRWSTDRVWPPRGTRAVELRPAKGTEPGVGTLGTRRGKGTETFTDDPRLSETAWAENIDMSTPSKAGFTSRPLARDLRLSGSSRVTVTATPTTRTAHLSAVLVDLGPDTIRDYAAAGEGITTLPERTCWGASTTGDSSCFKETRAKTADVDYTIFSRGWADLGNWADARHGRPLTPGKPHTITLDLAATDHIVPKGHRLALIVAGTDRNLIEPPADTPTLALDLARTSAKLPLVGGAGAFTTSASVTPREARLDGVAPPRRINPVPGGSTS, encoded by the coding sequence ATGCCGATACGTGCGCGACGCACCCGCGTCCTGTGGAGAACGCTCCTGACGGCGGCCCTTGCCGCCCTGATCGCCGGCCTCATGTCCCCGGGCGCGGCGCAGGGCGCCGCCGAAGCCTCGCGCACACCGCGCGAGAGCAGACCCGTGTACTCGTACGAGGACGCGATCCGCGAATCCGTATGGGTCGACACCAGGATCGACGGCGACGCGGACGGGAAGACCGACCGCGTCGCCGTCGACATCGTCCGACCCCGTGAACTCGACCGCCAGGGCCGCCGCATACCCGTGATCATGGACGCGAGCCCTTACTACTCGTGCTGCGGCCGCGGCAACGAGAGCCAGAAGAAGACGTACGACGCGGACGGCAACCCCGTCCAGCTCCCGCTGTACTACGACAACTACTTCGTGCCCCGCGGCTACGGCTACGTCGCCGTGGACCTCGCGGGCACCAACCGCTCCGACGGCTGCGTCGACGTCGGCGGCCGCTCCGACGTCCAGTCCGCGAAAGCCGTCGTCGACTGGCTGAACGGCCGCGCCCGCGGCTACACCAGCCGCACCGGGACCGAGCGGACGAAGGCCGCCTGGACCAACGGCGCCACCGGAATGATCGGCAAGAGCTACGACGGGACCGTGGCGCAGGGCGTCGCCGCCACCGGAGTCCCGGGTCTCAAGACGATCGTGCCGATCGGCGCGATCTCCTCCTGGTACGACTACTACTTCGCCAAGGGCGCCCCGCTGTACGGCAGCGGCCCCGACCGCCTCGCGAGCGGCATCGAGAGCCCCGAGGCCCGCGCACGCTGCGGCGCCGTGAAGCAGCGCCTCATCGAAGGGGCGCCCCGCACGGGCGACTGGACTCCCTTGTGGAGCGAGCGCGACCACGTCCCGGACGCCGACCGGGTGCGCGCCAGCGTCTTCGTCGTCCACGGCATGCAGGACCTCAACGTCCGCACCAAGCACTTCGGCCAGTGGTGGGACGCGCTCGCCGCGAACGGCGTGGACCGCAAGATCTGGCTCAGCCAGGCAGGACACGTCGACCCGTTCGACTTCCGCCGCGCCGACTGGGTCCGCACCCTGCACCGCTGGTTCGACCACGAACTCCTCGGCTACGACAACGGAGTCGACCGCGAGCCGATGGCCGACATCGAGCGCGCCCCGGACCGCTGGAGCACCGACCGCGTCTGGCCGCCGCGCGGCACCCGCGCCGTCGAACTCCGCCCCGCCAAGGGCACGGAGCCCGGCGTCGGCACCCTCGGCACCCGGCGCGGCAAGGGCACCGAGACGTTCACCGACGACCCGCGCCTGAGCGAGACCGCATGGGCCGAGAACATCGACATGTCGACACCGTCCAAGGCGGGCTTCACCAGTCGGCCGCTCGCCCGTGACCTGCGACTCTCCGGCTCCTCCCGGGTCACCGTCACCGCGACCCCGACGACCCGCACCGCGCACCTCTCCGCGGTCCTCGTCGACCTCGGCCCCGACACCATCCGCGACTACGCCGCCGCCGGCGAGGGCATCACCACCCTTCCCGAACGCACGTGCTGGGGAGCGAGCACCACGGGTGACAGCTCCTGCTTCAAGGAGACGCGCGCCAAGACCGCCGACGTCGACTACACGATCTTCAGCCGGGGCTGGGCCGACCTCGGCAACTGGGCCGACGCCCGCCACGGCCGCCCCCTCACCCCGGGCAAGCCGCACACCATCACCCTCGACCTCGCCGCCACCGACCACATCGTGCCCAAGGGTCACCGACTCGCCCTGATCGTGGCGGGCACCGACCGCAATCTGATCGAACCCCCCGCCGACACCCCGACGCTCGCCCTCGACCTGGCCCGCACCTCGGCGAAACTGCCCCTGGTGGGCGGCGCCGGAGCGTTCACCACCTCCGCATCCGTCACTCCCCGAGAAGCCCGACTCGACGGCGTGGCCCCGCCGCGCCGCATCAACCCCGTCCCGGGAGGCAGCACTTCATGA
- a CDS encoding M14 family metallocarboxypeptidase yields MTPRIRSLALVCATAALAAPLLTAPAQATPTPPRTGFEETNGARWTTQPEEQDLLATVDRATERVSVDRIGTTKKDRPVQLVRIGERPTRNTVLLICSQHGDEPSGREACLSTIRDLAYAKDKKTKRFLSRTTLLVVPTANPDGRAADTRGNSDGVDINRDHLALKTAEARAMAAVIRDRDPDVIYDLHEYGATPKYYDKDLFDLWPRNLNTDEAVHGEAQTLSKAYVRPAAEHDGYTTGTYGIWTDPVTGDPVKQTAGDGQERILRNMSGIKHAAGLLIESRVDPLTDAEKKDEALNNRRRVSSQRSALGGLLDFTAERRGRLEAATGAARAEGFLDRGPVYIGGADNDPAEPAEIIQDPPCGYRLDTAQYRDIKDELALHGVTVKRTKAGAYVPLRQSARALVPLLLDERAPYHMVTARPDMAC; encoded by the coding sequence ATGACACCGCGCATCCGCTCCCTCGCGCTCGTCTGCGCCACCGCCGCGCTCGCCGCGCCGCTCCTGACGGCGCCCGCGCAGGCGACACCGACCCCGCCCCGTACCGGATTCGAGGAGACGAACGGAGCGCGCTGGACCACGCAGCCCGAGGAACAGGACCTGCTCGCCACCGTGGACCGCGCCACCGAGCGGGTCTCCGTCGACCGCATCGGCACCACCAAGAAGGACCGCCCCGTCCAACTGGTCCGCATCGGCGAACGCCCGACGAGGAACACCGTGCTGCTGATCTGCAGCCAGCACGGCGACGAACCCTCGGGCCGCGAGGCCTGTCTGTCCACGATCCGTGACCTGGCGTACGCGAAGGACAAGAAGACGAAACGCTTCCTCAGCCGCACCACGCTCCTCGTCGTGCCGACCGCCAACCCCGACGGGCGCGCCGCCGACACCCGCGGCAACTCCGACGGCGTCGACATCAACCGCGACCACCTCGCCCTCAAGACCGCCGAGGCGCGCGCCATGGCCGCGGTGATCCGGGACCGCGACCCCGACGTCATCTACGACCTGCACGAGTACGGCGCCACACCCAAGTACTACGACAAGGACCTGTTCGACCTCTGGCCGCGCAACCTCAACACCGACGAGGCCGTGCACGGGGAGGCGCAGACGCTGTCCAAGGCGTACGTGCGGCCGGCCGCCGAGCACGACGGGTACACCACGGGCACGTACGGCATCTGGACCGACCCCGTCACCGGCGACCCCGTCAAGCAGACCGCGGGCGACGGACAGGAGCGCATCCTGCGCAACATGTCCGGCATCAAGCACGCCGCCGGGCTGCTGATCGAGAGCCGCGTCGACCCCCTCACGGACGCCGAGAAGAAGGACGAGGCGCTCAACAACCGGCGCCGCGTCAGCTCCCAACGCTCCGCGCTCGGCGGCCTGCTCGACTTCACGGCCGAACGCCGCGGAAGGCTGGAGGCGGCCACCGGCGCGGCCCGCGCGGAGGGTTTCCTCGACCGCGGTCCGGTCTACATCGGCGGCGCGGACAACGACCCGGCCGAGCCCGCCGAGATCATCCAGGACCCGCCCTGCGGATACCGCCTGGACACCGCGCAGTACCGCGACATCAAGGACGAACTGGCCCTGCACGGCGTCACCGTGAAGCGCACGAAAGCTGGCGCATATGTTCCCCTGCGGCAGTCCGCGCGGGCCCTCGTGCCGCTGCTGCTCGACGAGCGTGCGCCGTATCACATGGTCACAGCTCGGCCCGACATGGCCTGTTGA
- a CDS encoding BCCT family transporter, which produces MAPAHGGRSPQTDRVVFGVTAVLTLAFVVWGAVSTDSLENVSTDMLNGLMHNGGWFFMLTATGFVVFALWLAVSRYGKITLGKEGEDPEFRTVSWVAMMFSAGMGIGLMFYGVSEPLAHFKDHPPGTDPSDAPAAMETAMATTLFHWTLHPWAIYAVVGLAIAYSTFRRNRRQTISAVFEPLIGKKHARGAWGRVIDILAIFATLFGSAASLGLGALQIGSGMEEVDWMDKAGTGLLVTIIAVLTLAFVASAISGVEKGVQWLSNINMVLAGLLVLFVFIAGPTVIILDMVPTSIGAYLNDLPQLIGRTEASSGEGVADWLSSWTVFYWAWWISWTPFVGMFIARISRGRTIRQFVGGVILVPSTVSLIWFAVFGGSAMTVADRGGLKGDTTQEAQLFGLLNEYPIATVTSLLVMILVGIFFVSGADAASIVMGTLSQKGALEPGRFVVIFWGIVTGAVGAVMLLIGDGNDDALTGLRNLTILVAAPFTIVMIGMCVALMRDLRHDPLIVRGEHGTEVLEKAVIAGHEHHDGDFELQIGPASDDNGDGPEKDNDPVAPR; this is translated from the coding sequence ATGGCGCCCGCCCACGGCGGCCGATCCCCGCAGACGGACCGGGTGGTGTTCGGCGTCACCGCCGTGCTCACCCTCGCGTTCGTGGTCTGGGGCGCGGTGTCGACGGACTCGCTCGAGAATGTCTCCACGGACATGCTCAACGGTCTGATGCACAACGGCGGTTGGTTCTTCATGCTGACCGCCACGGGGTTCGTCGTCTTCGCGCTCTGGCTGGCCGTCAGCCGGTACGGAAAGATCACCCTCGGAAAGGAGGGCGAGGACCCGGAGTTCCGTACCGTCTCCTGGGTCGCCATGATGTTCAGCGCCGGTATGGGCATCGGCCTGATGTTCTACGGCGTGAGCGAGCCCTTGGCCCACTTCAAGGACCATCCGCCGGGCACCGACCCGTCGGACGCGCCCGCGGCCATGGAGACCGCGATGGCCACCACCCTCTTCCACTGGACGCTCCACCCGTGGGCGATCTACGCGGTCGTGGGCCTCGCCATCGCGTACAGCACCTTCCGCCGCAACCGGCGCCAGACCATCAGCGCCGTCTTCGAGCCGCTCATCGGCAAGAAGCACGCACGCGGCGCGTGGGGCCGGGTCATCGACATCCTGGCCATCTTCGCCACGCTCTTCGGCTCGGCCGCCTCGCTGGGCCTCGGCGCCCTGCAGATCGGCAGCGGCATGGAAGAGGTCGACTGGATGGACAAGGCGGGCACCGGCCTGCTCGTCACGATCATCGCCGTACTGACCCTGGCCTTCGTGGCGTCCGCCATCTCCGGTGTGGAGAAGGGCGTGCAGTGGCTCTCCAACATCAACATGGTGCTCGCGGGGCTGCTGGTCCTCTTCGTCTTCATCGCGGGCCCCACCGTCATCATCCTCGACATGGTGCCCACCTCCATCGGCGCCTACCTCAACGACCTGCCGCAGCTCATCGGCCGCACCGAGGCGTCCAGTGGTGAGGGCGTCGCGGACTGGCTGAGCAGCTGGACGGTCTTCTACTGGGCCTGGTGGATCTCCTGGACGCCCTTCGTCGGCATGTTCATCGCGCGCATCAGCCGCGGCCGCACGATCCGTCAGTTCGTCGGCGGCGTCATCCTGGTGCCCAGCACCGTCAGCCTCATCTGGTTCGCGGTCTTCGGCGGCAGCGCCATGACGGTCGCCGACCGCGGCGGGCTCAAGGGCGACACGACCCAGGAGGCCCAGCTCTTCGGCCTCCTGAACGAGTACCCGATCGCCACCGTGACCAGCCTGCTGGTGATGATCCTCGTAGGCATCTTCTTCGTCTCAGGAGCCGACGCCGCGTCCATCGTCATGGGCACGCTCTCCCAGAAGGGCGCTCTGGAACCGGGCCGGTTCGTCGTGATCTTCTGGGGCATCGTGACCGGCGCCGTCGGCGCGGTCATGCTGCTCATCGGCGACGGCAACGACGACGCGCTCACCGGCCTGCGCAACCTCACGATCCTGGTCGCCGCGCCCTTCACCATCGTGATGATCGGCATGTGCGTGGCCCTCATGCGGGATCTGCGCCACGACCCGCTGATCGTGCGCGGCGAGCACGGCACGGAGGTCCTGGAGAAGGCCGTCATCGCCGGCCACGAGCACCACGACGGTGACTTCGAGCTCCAGATCGGCCCCGCCAGCGACGACAACGGCGACGGCCCCGAGAAGGACAACGACCCGGTCGCTCCCCGCTGA
- a CDS encoding oxidoreductase: MSAEYATFGLAPAIRAGGVLANGDYQVHRDFVDFIVNGRPLLFQLSDLDAVSPLASDIPPAIFTTHVRRLLLEAQAPLEEGRYVIYGCPECEGLDCGAVTAVIEKCADGSDDFVWRDFAWQTSERADLELNGYHGIGPFRFRGDEYRAALGQLLAEGDAQNRRRVLLIGARVSTLAKLAAALRTIGVGAEIAADATGVPADELRTYGAVAFGPTVPEATRRSVRSAFDTADVPVAYVDGLAPIIPLLVAQIEDALDRSPQEQRRLTRLAAGPRSAELEVTSTCRVQLTAYRMDRLSRTHIHEVFDEVLEPGHHQVPLAPRTTKGTSYVVARTSTHVLVTPTSALPG; the protein is encoded by the coding sequence ATGTCTGCCGAGTACGCGACCTTCGGTCTGGCACCGGCCATCCGCGCCGGTGGGGTTCTCGCCAACGGTGACTACCAAGTGCACCGCGATTTCGTCGACTTCATCGTCAACGGCCGCCCCCTCCTCTTCCAGCTCTCCGACCTCGACGCGGTGTCGCCGCTGGCCTCCGACATTCCGCCGGCCATCTTCACCACGCACGTACGGAGGCTGCTCCTGGAGGCGCAGGCGCCGCTGGAGGAGGGGCGCTACGTCATATACGGCTGCCCCGAGTGCGAGGGCCTGGATTGCGGCGCGGTCACCGCGGTGATCGAGAAGTGCGCCGACGGCAGCGACGACTTCGTCTGGCGCGACTTCGCCTGGCAGACGTCGGAACGGGCCGACCTGGAGCTCAACGGCTACCACGGCATAGGGCCCTTCCGCTTCCGCGGCGACGAGTACCGGGCGGCACTCGGGCAGTTGCTCGCCGAGGGCGACGCGCAGAACCGGCGCAGGGTCCTCCTGATCGGCGCCCGCGTGTCGACCCTCGCGAAGCTGGCCGCCGCGCTGCGGACGATCGGTGTCGGCGCGGAGATCGCGGCGGACGCGACGGGGGTGCCGGCCGACGAGCTCCGCACGTACGGGGCGGTGGCCTTCGGTCCCACGGTGCCCGAGGCGACCCGGCGCTCCGTCCGGTCCGCCTTCGACACCGCGGACGTTCCCGTCGCCTACGTGGACGGCCTCGCCCCGATCATCCCGCTCCTGGTCGCCCAGATCGAGGACGCGCTGGACCGCAGCCCCCAGGAACAGCGCCGCCTCACCCGCCTCGCCGCCGGGCCCCGCTCGGCGGAGCTCGAAGTCACCTCGACGTGCCGGGTCCAACTCACGGCGTACCGGATGGACCGCCTGTCCCGCACCCACATCCACGAAGTCTTCGACGAGGTCCTCGAGCCGGGCCACCACCAGGTCCCCCTGGCCCCCAGAACCACAAAGGGCACGTCGTACGTGGTGGCCCGAACCTCAACGCATGTCCTGGTCACCCCTACGTCGGCCCTGCCGGGGTAA